The following are encoded in a window of Perca fluviatilis chromosome 21, GENO_Pfluv_1.0, whole genome shotgun sequence genomic DNA:
- the mapk7 gene encoding mitogen-activated protein kinase 7: MSTKEGGDGKNGQPVAMSPERMATDKSRENQNQREVEATGGTTDTSTTAKNLALLKAHSLDVKFDVGEEYDVIETIGTGAYGVVSSARRRDNGQQVAIKKISNAFEVLTNAKRTLRELKILKHFKHDNIIAIKDILQPNLPHSAFKSVYVVLDLMESDLHQIIHSSQTLTSEHTRYFLYQLLRGLKYVHSANVIHRDLKPSNLLVNENCELKIGDFGMARGLSSHPEESHSFMTEYVATRWYRAPELLLSLNHYSLAIDLWSVGCIFAEMLGRKQLFPGKHYVHQLTLILGVLGTPPEGLISTIRADRVRSYVQSLPSRSAVPLAKLYPQAEPEALDLLVAMLRFDPRERICVTQALEHPYLSKYHDPDDEPICVPAFDFEFDKLPINKEQIKEAILMEIQDFHQNKQGCRQRLQFRPLARANGRAAAQSSNQCNAQPSAVQMSKSTLVPMAQHSQAAQIQQQQMREVKSQQQQDHTPADGNNTYTNQIQTFNKPAPLLEVAPSQVTHNLPLLSKSESGPVDVDMPSANSDSGQPETIDLTTPVSSQDNPSETMRDSEVQDQLTGSQAPLTQPTQSQSMAQAPTSVPATPAQTMTPLPTTVPSLCLSVAQAQSLSQSLSQSLSKNARPPPGAAEGTRKEGAISEDTKAALKAALLKSALRNKARGDGGTSALGIDAGTGGGVSSSLSSVPDLRRPVTAQERQREREEKRRKRQERARERERKMKEKEKREGKQGDSLGGVLLSDDDKSLLQRWTKMMDSRNEKSQTPNNDGAMSKDCTVNSHRGVAISDNTQGALSNNIGKEARKIQSHEQLISQVKPNQPGVFQPPSAQQPSLHFSMSQRKPSADIVVAVSGGIDIMTVTSGFHKNNMLKPHSESNRQSGFNCLGNWNGQQLETRPPQQPQPNRKTQPQPSSFLQPQLQPQSQTQHDPQRQSQLLPLDSFLTKAPTLATRQMNGNVDIGRQNNLNSHPNPSTASAGPMEKLCSSVGEKSGPQTTNPICGPLGVPSQPHPSLGFTDTGQQGPSIAPDIHTVTLQLSKSQVEDVLPPVFSVTPKGSGAGYGVGFDLDDLLNQSLTDLQHCDRDSYDSAPLSASLLSDWSEVHRMTPADLESLQQELQLGSPMILSDTIPPDA; this comes from the exons ATGTCAACTAAGGAGGGAGGAGATGGAAAAAATGGTCAACCTGTGGCCATGTCGCCTGAAAGAATGGCCACCGACAAAAGCAGAGAAAACCAGAACCAGCGTGAAGTCGAGGCAACAGGAGGCACCACAGACACCAGCACAACCGCAAAAAACTTGGCTTTGCTTAAAGCGCACTCTCTGGACGTGAAGTTTGACGTGGGAGAGGAGTATGATGTTATCGAAACCATCGGCACAGGGGCCTATGGTGTCGTTTCGTCTGCTAGGAGAAGGGACAATG GCCAGCAGGTGGCGATAAAGAAGATCTCCAATGCTTTTGAAGTGTTGACAAATGCTAAACGCACTTTGCGAGAGCTGAAGATTCTCAAGCACTTCAAACATGACAATATTATCGCCATCAAAGACATCCTGCAGCCTAACCTTCCTCATTCTGCCTTCAAGTCTGT GTATGTGGTGCTGGACCTGATGGAGAGTGACTTGCACCAGATCATACACTCTTCCCAGACGCTAACCTCAGAGCACACACGCTACTTTCTTTACCAGCTCCTCCGTGGCCTGAAGTATGTGCACTCTGCGAACGTAATCCACCGCGACCTCAAACCCTCCAACCTGCTAGTGAACGAGAACTGTGAGCTAAAAATTGGTGACTTTGGCATGGCAAGAGGTCTAAGTTCACACCCTGAGGAGTCTCATTCCTTCATGACTGAATACGTGGCAACTCGATGGTACCGTGCTCCTGAACTCCTGCTGTCTCTCAATCACTATAGTTTGGCCATTGACTTGTGGTCTGTGGGCTGCATCTTTGCAGAAATGTTGGGGCGTAAGCAGCTTTTTCCTGGGAAGCACTACGTCCACCAGCTCACGCTCATTTTGGGTGTGTTAGGCACTCCTCCTGAGGGGTTGATTAGTACTATTAGGGCTGACAGAGTACGCTCCTATGTTCAGAGTCTTCCATCACGGTCTGCTGTGCCTTTGGCCAAACTGTACCCACAAGCTGAACCAGAGGCTTTGGACCTGCTGGTTGCCATGTTGCGCTTTGACCCTCGTGAGAGAATCTGTGTGACGCAAGCACTGGAGCATCCTTACCTGTCTAAGTATCACGACCCCGATGATGAGCCAATTTGCGTGCCAGCTTTTGACTTTGAATTTGACAAGCTTCCAATAAACAAGGAACAAATTAAAGAGGCGATTCTGATGGAGATTCAGGACTTTCATCAAAACAAACAGGGCTGTCGTCAAAGACTGCAGTTCAGGCCCTTGGCAAGGGCGAATGGCAGAGCTGCAGCACAAAGCAGTAACCAGTGTAATGCTCAGCCCTCCGCTGTTCAGATGAGCAAATCAACACTGGTTCCAATGGCACAACACTCACAAGCAGCACAGATACAGCAACAGCAAATGAGAGAAGTGAAATCTCAACAGCAGCAAGATCACACACCAGCAGATGGGAACAACACATATACAAATCAGATCCAAACCTTTAATAAGCCTGCGCCCCTTTTAGAAGTTGCCCCGTCTCAAGTAACCCATAATTTGCCTCTTCTTTCTAAAAGCGAAAGTGGCCCAGTTGATGTGGACATGCCCAGTGCCAACTCAGACAGCGGTCAGCCAGAGACTATAGATTTAACAACCCCAGTGTCTAGTCAGGATAATCCATCAGAAACAATGAGAGACAGTGAGGTACAGGACCAGCTGACCGGAAGTCAGGCTCCTCTGACTCAGCCCACCCAGAGCCAGTCCATGGCCCAGGCTCCCACCTCTGTTCCTGCCACGCCAGCACAGACCATGACACCCCTACCCACCACTGTCCCTTCCCTTTGTCTATCGGTGGCACAGGCCCAGTCACTGTCTCAGTCCCTTTCACAGTCACTGTCCAAGAATGCCAGGCCGCCTCCAGGTGCCGCAGAGGGAACCAGAAAAGAAGGAGCTATTTCAGAGGATACGAAAGCTGCACTTAAAGCGGCTTTATTGAAATCAGCTCTCAGAAATAAAGCCAGGGGTG ACGGTGGTACCTCTGCGCTGGGCATTGACGCTGGCACAGGAGGAGGTGTGTCGTCCTCCCTGTCTTCTGTTCCAGATTTGCGTCGGCCTGTCACAGCCCAGGAGCGTCAACGcgaaagagaggagaaaagaaggaAGAGGCAGGAACGAGCAAGAGAGAGGGAGCggaaaatgaaggaaaaagagaaaagagagggaaagcAGGGGGACTCGCTGGGTGGGGTTCTGCTGAGTGACGATGACAAAAGCCTTTTGCAGCGTTGGACAAAAATGATGGACAGCCGCAATGAGAAATCTCAGACTCCTAATAACGATGGAGCAATGAGTAAAGACTGTACTGTGAACTCGCACAGGGGTGTAGCTATCAGTGACAACACCCAAGGAGCACTGAGCAATAACATTGGCAAGGAGGCCAGGAAGATTCAGTCTCATGAACAGTTAATCTCTCAAGTTAAACCTAACCAGCCAGGCGTGTTCCAGCCTCCCAGCGCCCAGCAACCATCATTACATTTCTCCATGAGCCAGAGGAAACCTTCAGCGGATATAGTTGTCGCTGTAAGCGGAGGGATAGATATAATGACAGTCACTAGTGGCTTTCATAAGAACAACATGCTCAAACCTCACAGTGAGAGCAACAGACAAAGTGGTTTTAACTGTTTGGGGAATTGGAACGGGCAGCAATTAGAGACGAGGCCACCACAACAACCACAACCAAACAGGAAAACGCAGCCTCAACCGTCGAGCTTTCTTCAGCCCCAGCTCCAACCGCAAAGTCAAACCCAGCATGACCCTCAACGTCAGTCGCAACTGCTTCCTCTAGACAGTTTTTTGACCAAAGCTCCAACATTAGCCACCAGACAGATGAATGGGAATGTGGATATCGGACGCCAAAATAACCTCAACTCCCACCCCAACCCCTCGACTGCAAGTGCTGGTCCGATGGAGAAGCTGTGTTCCTCTGTAGGAGAGAAATCTGGGCCACAGACCACAAACCCTATCTGTGGGCCTTTAGGGGTCCCCTCACAGCCCCATCCCAGCTTAGGATTCACAGATACTGGACAGCAAGGGCCCTCCATTGCCCCTGACATCCATACAGTAACGCTGCAACTCTCAAAGTCCCAG GTAGAGGATGTTTTACCCCCGGTGTTCTCGGTCACCCCTAAAGGCAGCGGGGCTGGGTACGGCGTGGGCTTTGATCTGGATGATCTTCTCAACCAGTCTCTCACAGATCTGCAACACTGTGACCGGGACAG TTACGATTCGGCCCCACTCTCGGCCTCCCTGTTATCTGACTGGAGCGAGGTGCACCGCATGACTCCAGCTGATCTGGAATCGCTGCAGCAGGAGTTGCAACTCGGCTCTCCCATGATCCTCTCTGATACCATTCCCCCTGATGCCTGA
- the vkorc1 gene encoding vitamin K epoxide reductase complex subunit 1 codes for MALPKWERKARTFLCVFGLFLSVYALHVELSRERNPDYRAMCDLGENVSCSKVFTSRWGRGFGLVQFFVAKDSLLNQPNSVLGIIFYTLQMGLGLSLSKKAAMFLVFSSWVSMAGSIYLASILAFVLGDFCMVCVSTYIVNFALLFTNLKRRRAMEAMKEKAG; via the exons ATGGCATTGCCGAAATGGGAGAGAAAAGCGCGCACATTTCTGTGCGTTTtcggtttgtttttgtctgtttatgCACTTCACGTCGAGCTGTCCCGAGAGAGAAACCCAGATTACAGGGCGATGTGTGACCTCGGAGAGAATGTAAGCTGCTCTAAAGTTTTTACCTCCAG aTGGGGACGTGGTTTTGGCTTGGTCCAGTTCTTTGTAGCCAAAGATAGCCTTCTGAACCAGCCCAACAGTGTTCTTGGCATCATATTTTACACTCTGCAAATGGGCCTCG GACTGTCTCTGTCCAAAAAAGCAGCAATGTTTTTGGTCTTCTCCTCCTGGGTGTCTATGGCCGGCTCAATTTATCTTGCATCTATTCTTGCCTTTGTTCTGGGGGATTTCTGCATGGTCTGCGTGTCAACATATATCGTCAACTTTGCGTTGCTCTTCACCAACCTGAAACGTAGGAGAGCAATGGAAGCAATGAAGGAAAAGGCTGGATAG